From a region of the Fusarium verticillioides 7600 chromosome 9, whole genome shotgun sequence genome:
- a CDS encoding NADH dehydrogenase, protein MASSARAMTALSRVGQITPSSRIATRALSTASKTSARPSIAMKLNNSGRIAFRRAYADEAPKPKPKPGKIRRTLRWTWRFTYLSLGALVGYTCYVIYDDRHPQEQYQPDPSKKTLVVLGSGWGSVGLLKNLDTENYNVIVVSPRNYFLFTPLLPSCTTGLIEHRSIMEPVRTILRHKKGAVKYYEAEASSVDPDRKVVKIKDNTEGKGPHSQTEIPYDMLVIGVGAENATFGIPGVRENSCFLKEIGDAQLIRKKIMDCVERASFKGQSQEEIDRLMHMVVVGGGPTGVEFAGELRDFFEDDIKKLIPEISQRFKVTLIEALPNVLPSFSKQLIEYTENTLREENIDIKLKTMVKRVTEDFVEAECAGPDGSKQTLRIPYGLLVWATGNAVRPIVRDLMGKVPAQKDSRRGLAVNEYLVVQGTRDIWAVGDCAVAGYAPTAQVASQEGSFLARLFNNMAKTDSQEARIKELSSSLNLKQGNSAEVAAEIESLEKQLRRIKDVKPFRYSHQGSLAYIGSEKAVADVPWFNGNIASGGGLTYLFWRSAYLSMCFSTRNRVLVAVDWLKSKAFGRDVSRE, encoded by the exons ATGGCTTCCTCCGCGCGAGCCATGACGGCCCTCTCCCGGGTTGGCCAGATTACCCCCAGCAGTCGCATTGCGACTCGCGCCCTTTCTACTGCCTCCAAGACCTCTGCTCGACCTTCTATCGCCATGAAACTCAACAACTCTGGCCGCATCGCCTTCCGAAGAGCCTATGCTGACGAGGCCCCCAAGCCTAAGCCCAAGCCTGGCAAGATTCGACGAACCCTCCGATGGACATGGAGATTCACATACCTCTCTCTTGGTGCTCTCGTTGGTTACACATGTTACGTTATCTACGATGACCGCCACCCTCAAGAGCAGTACCAGCCTGACCCTtccaagaagactcttgTCGTTTTGG GATCCGGTTGGGGCTCTGTTGGTCTCCTGAAGAACCTCGATACCGAGAACTACaatgtcatcgtcgtctcTCCTCGCAACtacttcctcttcactccCCTCCTGCCTTCATGTACAACAGGTCTCATTGAGCACCGCTCCATTATGGAGCCTGTCCGCACTATCCTCCGCCACAAGAAGGGTGCCGTCAAGTACTACGAAGCTGAGGCTTCCTCTGTTGACCCTGACCgcaaggttgtcaagatcaaggacaacacCGAGGGCAAGGGCCCTCACTCTCAGACTGAGATCCCCTACGACATGCTCGTCATTGGTGTCGGTGCTGAGAATGCCACTTTCGGTATTCCCGGTGTCCGCGAGAACAGTTGCTTCCTCAAGGAGATTGGTGATGCCCAGCTGATCCGCAAGAAGATTATGGACTGTGTTGAGCGCGCTTCTTTCAAGGGTCAATCCCAAGAAGAGATCGACCGTCTCATGCACATGgtcgttgttggtggtggtccTACTGGTGTCGAATTCGCTGGAGAGCTCCGTGATTTCTTCGAGgacgacatcaagaagctgatacCCGAAATCAGCCAGCGCTTCAAGGTCACTCTTATTGAGGCCCTTCCCAACGTTCtcccttctttctccaaGCAGCTGATTGAGTACACCGAGAACACCCTGCGCGAGGAGAACATTGAcatcaaactcaagaccatGGTCAAGAGGGTGACAGAGGActttgttgaggctgagtgCGCTGGTCCCGATGGCAGCAAGCAAACTCTTCGCATCCCTTACGGTCTGCTTGTCTGGGCAACCGGAAACGCTGTTCGCCCCATTGTCCGTGACCTCATGGGTAAGGTTCCCGCCCAGAAGGATTCTCGCCGTGGTCTCGCTGTCAACGAATACCTTGTTGTCCAGGGCACCCGCGATATCTGGGCCGTCGGTGACTGCGCCGTTGCTGGCTACGCTCCTACAGCTCAGGTCGCTTCCCAGGAGGGCTCTTTCCTGGCCCGCCTgttcaacaacatggccaagactgacTCTCAGGAGGCTCGCATCAAGGAGCTTAGCAGCAGCTTGAACCTCAAGCAGGGTAACTCTGCTGAGGTCGcggctgagattgagagccttgagaagcagcttcGCCGAATCAAGGACGTCAAGCCCTTCCGATACTCCCACCAGGGTAGCTTGGCCTACATTGGTAGCgagaaggctgttgctgatgttCCTTGGTTCAACGGTAACATTGCCAGTGGTGGCGGCTTGACCTACCTGTTCTGGCGAAGCGCCTACCTCTCTATGTGCTTCAGCA CCCGAAACCGTGTGCTGGTCGCTGTTGACTggctcaagtccaaggcctTCGGCCGTGATGTCTCTCGCGAGTAA